One genomic segment of Rhizobium viscosum includes these proteins:
- a CDS encoding homocysteine S-methyltransferase family protein codes for MAKYRHGLPQLKGGTFISDGGMETTMIFHEGIELPHFASFVLLASEDGRERTKNYYRRYLGIARRHGTGFVLDTATWRANPDWGQKLNYTTEALQAANEQAVDLLVDLRGVYERPEQPIVISGAIGPRGDGYKAGVMSADEAEDYHAFQIETFAGTEADMVAAFTLTNIDEAIGIARAAKTLGMPCAISFTLETDGRLVTGRSLQDAIETTDAATGGSPAYYMINCAHPTHFEGALDHGSAWVKRISGIRANASTMSHEQLDNSEVLDAGDPADLGRRYRELLRRMPQVRVLGGCCGTDHRHVAAICEACLPQAA; via the coding sequence ATGGCAAAGTACAGGCATGGGCTGCCGCAGCTAAAGGGCGGCACCTTCATTAGCGATGGCGGCATGGAAACCACGATGATCTTTCACGAAGGCATCGAGCTTCCGCATTTCGCCTCCTTCGTATTGCTGGCATCCGAGGACGGGCGGGAGCGCACGAAGAACTACTATCGCCGCTATCTGGGTATTGCCCGGCGACACGGTACGGGCTTCGTGCTCGATACCGCCACATGGCGTGCCAATCCGGACTGGGGTCAGAAGCTCAACTACACGACCGAAGCGCTCCAAGCGGCAAACGAGCAAGCGGTCGACCTGCTCGTCGACCTGCGTGGCGTCTATGAACGGCCGGAGCAGCCGATCGTCATCAGCGGCGCGATCGGCCCGCGCGGCGACGGCTACAAGGCGGGCGTGATGAGCGCCGACGAAGCGGAGGACTACCACGCCTTTCAGATCGAGACCTTCGCCGGCACGGAGGCCGATATGGTCGCCGCCTTCACGTTGACCAACATCGACGAGGCGATCGGCATCGCGCGCGCAGCCAAGACGCTCGGCATGCCCTGCGCCATCTCCTTCACGCTGGAGACCGACGGCAGGCTGGTGACCGGCCGCAGCCTTCAGGACGCCATCGAGACGACGGATGCGGCGACCGGCGGATCGCCGGCCTATTACATGATCAATTGCGCTCACCCGACCCATTTCGAAGGGGCGCTCGATCATGGCAGCGCCTGGGTGAAGCGCATTTCCGGCATCCGCGCCAATGCCTCGACCATGAGCCATGAGCAACTCGATAACAGCGAGGTGCTGGATGCGGGCGATCCTGCCGATCTCGGCCGGCGCTACCGCGAACTTCTTCGCCGCATGCCGCAGGTGCGCGTGCTCGGCGGCTGCTGCGGCACCGACCACAGGCACGTTGCGGCGATCTGCGAGGCCTGCCTGCCACAGGCGGCGTGA
- a CDS encoding TetR/AcrR family transcriptional regulator: MRKGEETRNRILDVAEAAVLQKGFGGTSIEELIVETGITKSGFFYHFKDKNELAKALLNRYIENDERIYDEIFSRARDLMDDPLQSFLLGLKLLSELVADLPNGHPGCLVATVCYYERLFDREIQETNRNAVLAWRRRFGRMFREIMEVYSPREPVDVDQLADMVSSVLEGGIVLSKTLKEPNTLAEQVLMLRTFVRMLFLPAIESPLVAVRHDHIYGAVRSGGQL, from the coding sequence ATGCGAAAGGGCGAGGAAACGCGGAATCGCATTCTTGACGTGGCGGAAGCAGCGGTCTTGCAGAAGGGTTTCGGCGGCACCTCCATTGAGGAACTGATCGTCGAAACAGGCATTACCAAGAGCGGCTTCTTTTACCACTTCAAGGACAAGAACGAGCTCGCAAAAGCGCTGCTCAACCGCTACATCGAGAACGACGAACGCATCTATGACGAGATCTTCAGCCGCGCGCGCGATCTGATGGACGATCCGCTGCAATCCTTTCTGCTGGGCTTGAAGCTGCTTTCCGAACTGGTGGCCGACCTGCCAAACGGGCATCCGGGCTGCCTCGTGGCGACTGTCTGCTATTACGAGCGGCTCTTCGATCGCGAAATACAGGAGACCAACCGCAATGCCGTCCTCGCCTGGCGCCGCCGCTTCGGCCGCATGTTCCGCGAGATCATGGAAGTCTATTCGCCGCGCGAGCCCGTGGACGTCGACCAGCTCGCCGATATGGTCTCTTCGGTGCTGGAAGGCGGCATCGTTCTCTCAAAAACGCTGAAGGAGCCGAATACGCTCGCCGAACAGGTGCTGATGCTGCGCACCTTCGTGAGGATGCTCTTCCTGCCTGCCATCGAGTCGCCGCTCGTTGCCGTCAGGCACGACCACATCTATGGCGCGGTGAGGAGTGGCGGACAGCTTTAG
- a CDS encoding S9 family peptidase: MTAFKNLPAPPAAEKRPVSDTRHGITRTDDYAWLRADNWQAMFKDPSILDPDIRAHLEAENGYMNAAMEDTKPLQKALFAEMRGRIKEDDSSVPMKDGPHAYGTSFVTGGEQPRYFRIPRDGDVKDETIRTILLDGDKEAAGKAYFRLAGLDHCTDHSRGIWGYDDKGSEFFTLRVRDLSSLEDLSDVIENTGGGGVWAPDGKSFFYSALDENHRPSKVFHHILGTPQSEDRLVYEEADAGFFMGVGGSLLDDFIYIDIHDHETSEYRLLSTKDLNAEPKLVAVREEGIEYSLTEGGDVFYILTNDGGAKDFKIMETPVDKPGKENWREVVPHKPGTLIISHMAYARHLLWLERKDGLPQIMIRDRRSGEEHAIAFDEEAYSLGLSGAAEYDTDVIRFSYSSMTTPSQLYDYNMVTRERTLLKTQEVPSGHNPDDYVTRRVFAPAWDGEKVPVTLLYRKDMPLDGSAPCLLYGYGAYGITIPAGFNTNCLSLADRGFVYAIAHIRGGKDKGFAWYEDGKMDKKTNTFKDFIAAADYLNQQKFTSYANIIAEGGSAGGMLMGAVANMAPEKFAGLIAAVPFVDVLNTMLDDTLPLTPPEWPEWGNPIESREEYEQIAAYSPYDNVGAKPYPPILALGGLTDPRVTYWEPAKWVAKLRDKTTGAAPILLKTNMDAGHGGASGRFQRLEEIAFEYAFAIKVAGKM, translated from the coding sequence TTGACCGCTTTCAAGAACCTGCCCGCCCCGCCCGCCGCTGAAAAAAGACCCGTCTCCGACACGCGCCACGGCATAACGCGCACCGACGATTATGCCTGGCTGCGGGCCGACAACTGGCAGGCCATGTTCAAGGATCCCTCCATCCTCGACCCGGATATCCGCGCCCATCTGGAAGCCGAAAACGGCTACATGAACGCGGCCATGGAAGACACCAAGCCGCTGCAGAAGGCGCTATTTGCCGAAATGCGCGGCCGCATCAAGGAAGACGACAGCTCGGTGCCGATGAAGGATGGTCCTCACGCCTACGGCACGTCCTTTGTCACCGGCGGCGAGCAGCCGCGCTATTTCCGCATTCCGCGCGATGGCGACGTCAAGGACGAGACGATCCGCACCATCCTTCTCGACGGCGACAAGGAAGCCGCCGGCAAGGCTTATTTCCGGCTCGCCGGCCTCGACCATTGCACGGACCACAGCCGCGGCATCTGGGGCTATGACGACAAGGGCTCGGAATTCTTCACGCTCAGGGTTCGCGATCTTTCGAGCCTCGAAGACCTGTCCGACGTGATCGAGAATACCGGTGGCGGCGGGGTCTGGGCGCCCGACGGGAAGAGCTTCTTCTATTCGGCGCTCGACGAGAACCACCGCCCGTCGAAGGTTTTCCACCATATCCTCGGCACGCCGCAGAGCGAAGACCGGCTGGTTTACGAGGAGGCGGATGCCGGCTTCTTCATGGGCGTCGGCGGCTCGCTGCTCGACGACTTCATTTACATCGACATCCATGACCACGAGACGAGCGAATATCGCCTCTTGTCGACGAAGGACCTGAACGCCGAGCCGAAGCTGGTGGCGGTGCGCGAAGAAGGCATCGAATATTCGCTGACGGAAGGCGGCGACGTCTTCTACATTCTCACCAATGACGGCGGCGCCAAGGATTTCAAGATCATGGAAACGCCCGTTGACAAGCCGGGCAAGGAGAACTGGCGCGAGGTCGTGCCGCACAAGCCGGGCACTCTGATCATCAGCCACATGGCATATGCCCGCCACCTCCTGTGGCTCGAGCGCAAGGACGGCCTGCCGCAGATCATGATCCGCGACCGCCGCAGCGGCGAAGAACATGCAATCGCCTTCGACGAAGAAGCCTATTCGCTCGGCCTTTCGGGTGCCGCCGAATATGACACTGACGTCATCCGCTTCTCCTATTCCTCGATGACGACGCCCTCGCAGCTCTACGACTACAATATGGTCACTCGCGAGCGCACGCTCTTGAAGACCCAGGAAGTGCCTTCAGGTCATAACCCTGACGACTATGTCACCCGCCGCGTCTTCGCGCCGGCATGGGACGGCGAAAAGGTACCGGTGACCCTGCTCTATCGCAAGGATATGCCGCTCGATGGTTCCGCGCCCTGCCTGCTCTACGGCTACGGCGCCTATGGCATCACCATTCCGGCCGGCTTCAACACCAATTGCCTGTCGCTCGCCGATCGCGGCTTCGTCTATGCCATCGCCCATATCCGCGGCGGCAAGGACAAGGGCTTTGCCTGGTACGAAGACGGCAAGATGGACAAGAAGACGAACACCTTCAAGGACTTCATCGCTGCCGCTGACTATCTGAATCAGCAGAAGTTCACATCCTACGCGAACATTATCGCCGAGGGCGGGTCTGCCGGCGGCATGCTGATGGGCGCTGTCGCCAACATGGCGCCGGAGAAATTCGCCGGCCTCATCGCCGCCGTTCCCTTCGTCGACGTCCTGAACACCATGCTCGACGATACGCTGCCGCTCACTCCGCCGGAATGGCCGGAATGGGGCAACCCGATCGAAAGCCGCGAAGAATACGAGCAGATTGCCGCCTATTCGCCCTATGACAATGTCGGCGCGAAACCCTACCCGCCGATCCTGGCGCTTGGCGGCCTGACGGACCCGCGCGTCACCTATTGGGAGCCGGCGAAGTGGGTCGCAAAGCTGCGCGACAAGACGACGGGTGCCGCGCCCATCCTGCTCAAGACCAACATGGACGCCGGCCATGGCGGTGCTTCCGGCCGTTTCCAGCGGCTGGAAGAGATCGCATTCGAATATGCATTTGCGATCAAGGTAGCGGGCAAGATGTGA
- a CDS encoding DUF1697 domain-containing protein produces the protein MPVYIALLRAVNVGGTGSLPMAELKAICESLGFTDVKTYIQSGNVLFRSDDAEKVVEEKLDEALGKKMGKRPGVMVRSRKELDSIIAHAPFPEAKPNFLLVYFLPETAPKDALDKMMAPDGEEAKLAGREIYVHYPIGSGRSKLKLPALKAGTSRNLNTVRKLAGLAAELEDR, from the coding sequence ATGCCCGTCTACATTGCCCTGCTGCGCGCCGTGAACGTCGGCGGCACCGGTTCGCTGCCGATGGCCGAGCTGAAGGCGATATGCGAAAGCCTCGGCTTTACGGATGTGAAGACCTACATCCAGAGCGGCAACGTCCTGTTCCGCTCGGATGATGCCGAAAAGGTGGTCGAGGAGAAGCTCGACGAAGCGTTGGGCAAGAAGATGGGCAAGCGACCAGGCGTGATGGTGCGCAGCCGCAAGGAGCTTGACAGCATCATCGCCCACGCGCCCTTCCCCGAGGCCAAGCCAAATTTTCTGCTGGTGTATTTCTTGCCCGAGACAGCGCCCAAGGATGCCTTGGACAAGATGATGGCGCCCGACGGCGAGGAAGCGAAACTCGCAGGGCGCGAGATCTATGTGCACTATCCTATCGGCTCCGGCCGATCGAAGCTGAAGCTGCCGGCATTGAAGGCGGGCACCTCCCGCAATCTCAACACCGTGCGCAAGCTCGCCGGCCTGGCGGCTGAGCTGGAAGACCGTTAA
- a CDS encoding DHA2 family efflux MFS transporter permease subunit, with protein sequence MSDQIYHAPMVRRAAPNFRVIAMIVASAMLMENVDATVLATALPTMARDFGVDAPAMSIALTSYLLSLAIFIPASGRVADSFGSRTVFRSAIAVFVAGSILCAFAPTLPFLVLARLLQGIGGAMMMPVGRLVLMRSVDRKDMVSAMSWLLVPALIGPIVGPPLGGFIVTYLDWRWIFYINVPIGIIGMIFVSIYIDEVKGKAAGPFDTIGFILSGISLGSMLFGFELSSHEGQGSFAIFLIAIGLLFGIAYLRHARKHPSPIMDFSLMKVPSFGTSVIAGSLTRITQGAQPFLLPLLFQIGFGLSAAAAGQIVISTALGALFMKPLAKAVFRRVGFRRSLIINGILGTIGYGLCAAFRPDWPMPLIFIALVLSAFFMSFQFTAYNTIAYDEISQERMSSATSFYTTFQQLMLSLGICIGALALHASMAFNDVETPELGDFSAAFIVVAIISISATIWNLRFSPTAGEEISGYKAKHKKGAAAGS encoded by the coding sequence ATGTCGGATCAGATCTATCATGCGCCGATGGTTCGGCGCGCAGCACCCAATTTCCGGGTGATCGCGATGATTGTCGCGAGTGCCATGCTCATGGAAAATGTCGACGCAACCGTGCTGGCGACCGCGCTGCCGACGATGGCGCGCGATTTCGGCGTTGACGCACCGGCCATGTCGATCGCCCTGACCTCCTATCTGCTCAGCCTTGCGATCTTCATCCCCGCCAGCGGCCGTGTGGCGGATAGTTTCGGTTCGCGCACCGTCTTCCGCTCTGCGATCGCCGTTTTCGTGGCTGGCTCCATCCTCTGCGCCTTCGCGCCGACCTTGCCGTTCCTCGTGCTTGCCCGCCTGCTGCAGGGCATCGGCGGCGCCATGATGATGCCTGTCGGCCGCCTGGTGCTGATGCGCAGCGTTGACCGCAAGGATATGGTCAGTGCCATGTCCTGGCTTTTGGTGCCGGCGCTGATCGGCCCGATCGTCGGCCCGCCGCTCGGCGGCTTCATCGTCACCTATCTCGACTGGCGCTGGATCTTCTACATCAACGTGCCGATCGGCATCATCGGCATGATCTTCGTGTCGATCTATATCGACGAGGTGAAGGGCAAGGCTGCCGGCCCCTTCGATACGATCGGCTTCATCCTCTCGGGCATTTCGCTCGGCTCGATGCTTTTCGGCTTTGAGCTGTCGAGCCATGAAGGGCAGGGCTCGTTCGCGATCTTCCTCATCGCCATCGGCCTGCTCTTCGGCATTGCTTATCTCCGCCATGCCCGCAAACATCCTTCGCCGATCATGGATTTCTCGCTGATGAAGGTGCCGAGCTTCGGCACCTCGGTCATCGCCGGTTCGCTGACGCGCATCACGCAGGGCGCGCAGCCCTTCCTGCTCCCGCTGCTCTTCCAGATCGGCTTCGGTCTTTCGGCTGCCGCCGCGGGTCAGATCGTCATTTCCACGGCACTTGGTGCGCTGTTCATGAAGCCTCTGGCAAAGGCCGTCTTCCGCCGCGTCGGTTTCCGCCGAAGCCTTATTATCAACGGCATTCTCGGCACGATCGGTTATGGTCTCTGCGCCGCCTTCCGGCCGGATTGGCCGATGCCGCTGATCTTCATCGCGCTGGTGCTCAGCGCCTTCTTCATGTCGTTCCAGTTCACGGCCTATAATACCATCGCCTATGACGAGATCAGCCAGGAACGCATGAGCTCGGCAACGAGCTTCTACACCACCTTCCAGCAGCTGATGCTCTCGCTCGGCATCTGCATCGGCGCACTGGCGCTGCATGCCTCCATGGCGTTCAACGATGTCGAAACGCCGGAGCTTGGCGATTTCTCCGCCGCCTTCATCGTGGTTGCGATCATTTCGATCAGCGCTACCATCTGGAATCTGCGATTCTCGCCGACCGCCGGCGAAGAGATCAGCGGTTACAAGGCCAAGCATAAGAAAGGCGCCGCAGCCGGAAGCTGA